Proteins from one Triticum aestivum cultivar Chinese Spring chromosome 7A, IWGSC CS RefSeq v2.1, whole genome shotgun sequence genomic window:
- the LOC123147543 gene encoding flavonol synthase/flavanone 3-hydroxylase-like, with protein MGSTGAARTMPVQELAGALGTPDVPAPYIVRTHKDQQLSSAVVAPVPVIDHGRLLQKDDSADEAAKLRSAIESWGLFMVSNHGVDAAVIESMRAVSREFFRQPLEEKQRYSNLICGEQFQSEGYGNDWVSSPDQTRDWTDRLYLKVEPEDERRIALWPEHPENFRDALHEFTKKCGKLKDELLRAMGKLLELDDDDYFVDQLGEKALTNARCSYYPECPRPELVFGLKPHSDGTVVTVLMVDDSVGGLQVLKDGVWWDVPVVPQTLLILIGDQIEIMSNGIFKSPVHRVITNAKKERLSVALDYSVDPEREIEPSPQLVNEKRPALYRKVKVKDYIATYYNHFFQGEMVIDTIKI; from the exons ATGGGAAGCACAGGGGCAGCTAGAACCATGCCAGTGCAGGAGCTTGCTGGAGCCCTTGGCACACCCGACGTGCCAGCACCGTACATCGTGCGCACGCACAAGGACCAACAACTCTCCTCGGCGGTTGTAGCGCCGGTCCCTGTCATCGACCACGGCCGCCTTCTACAGAAGGACGACAGCGCCGACGAAGCTGCGAAGCTCCGGTCAGCGATCGAGTCCTGGGGCCTCTTCATG GTCAGTAACCACGGCGTAGACGCCGCGGTGATAGAGAGCATGAGAGCCGTGTCGAGGGAGTTTTTCCGGCAGCCGCTCGAAGAGAAGCAAAGATACAGTAACCTGATCTGCGGCGAGCAGTTCCAGTCAGAGGGGTACGGGAACGACTGGGTGAGCTCGCCGGACCAGACCCGGGACTGGACCGACCGCCTCTACCTCAAGGTGGAGCCCGAAGACGAGCGGCGCATTGCCCTCTGGCCAGAGCATCCTGAAAACTTCAG GGATGCTCTGCACGAGTTCACCAAGAAATGTGGGAAATTGAAGGACGAACTGCTCCGGGCAATGGGGAAGCTGTTGGAGCTTGACGATGATGACTACTTCGTGGACCAGCTTGGGGAGAAGGCTCTTACTAACGCCAGATGCAGCTACTACCCAGAGTGTCCAAGGCCAGAGCTCGTGTTCGGCCTCAAGCCCCACTCCGATGGAACCGTTGTTACTGTCCTAATGGTCGACGACAGCGTCGGTGGCCTGCAAGTTCTCAAAGATGGAGTTTGGTGGGATGTACCTGTGGTACCTCAGACACTGTTGATCCTTATAGGAGATCAAATAGAG ATAATGAGCAATGGGATATTTAAGAGCCCTGTGCATAGGGTAATCACAAATGCAAAGAAAGAGAGGCTATCAGTGGCTCTAGACTACTCTGTTGATCCTGAGAGAGAAATCGAGCCATCGCCTCAATTGGTCAATGAGAAGAGACCTGCGTTGTACAGAAAAGTGAAGGTCAAGGACTACATTGCCACTTATTACAATCATTTTTTTCAAGGGGAAATGGTGATCGATACGATTAAGATATAA